A window of Paraburkholderia megapolitana genomic DNA:
TCGCCGTAGTGAGCGAGCTTCAGTGGTTTGGGATCGAGGTGCAGCAGGTCCGTGAGCGACACGATCACGTCGGTGGGAAGATGTCCTTGCGATGGCAACGGATAGTCGAACCAGGAGTCGCCGTCCGCCAGCAGGTTAAGCGCTTGTATCGATGCCTTCGCCACGTTGTTACGTGCGCTTTGCATCTGACGCTTATGCTCGCTCTTGCAGGCATCGATATCGGATTGAATCTGCTTTTGCAACTGGCGATATGCGTCGAGCGTGGTGCCATTCATCTGCGACTCCTGACGACGGGCGTTGGATTCGGATCGAGGCTACCACGTATGACAAGGCGTGCCATAGCGTCGCGATCGTCAACGTGACGATCGCATCCACCATGCATATCTAGAACCGCTCGACCCTGAACGGATGCATATCCACCGTCACGGGTTCACCGGTCATCATCTCGGCGACCAACCGGCCGGTGATGGGCCCAAGCGTCAAGCCATGATGCGCATGGCCAAATGCAAACCACAAATTCTCGTGCTGTCGAGCGGGTCCGATGATCGGCATCATGTCGATGGTGCAGGGGCGTCGGCCCATCCACGGTTCATCGTCGAGGCGTGCGCCTAGCGGGAATAGCTTGCGTGCGATCGGCTCGACCGCGGTTAATTGCGCCGGAGTTTTCGGCGCATCGACTCGCGCAATTTCCGCGCCTGTCGTCAACCGGATGCCTCGTGCCATCGGAGCGAGCAGATAAGCGTTTTCGATGTCGAGCACCGGATGGTTCAAACGTGCCTGCGCTTCAGGTGCGTAGTGCATGTGATAGCCGCGTTTGACAGCGAGCGGCAGGCGATAACCGAGGCGCTCGGTCGCGCGTGCGGACCATGGTCCCAATGCAATCACCGTAGACGCCGCCTCGATCGTTCCTTCGTCCGTGTCGACCTGCCAGCCATCGCGAAGCGTATCGGCGTCGCCGATCAGAAACCGTCCGCCGAGGCGCTCGAAATATTTTGCATACGCGGTGACGAGCGCATTGGGATCGCTGACCGAATCGGAGGCGGTGAAACGCAGTCCGCCTAACAACGACGTGTCGAGGTCGGGTTCAACCTGTCGCAGGCGCGCCGGATCCAGCGCTTCGAACGTGACGCCGAATTCCCGCTGCCACTGCTCGACGGTCTTCGTTTCCGCGTCCTGTTTTGCCGCGGTGCGAAAGACCTTGATCCATCCAGTGGGACGTATTAATTCGCTGGCGCCGGCCTCGGCGGCAAGCGCGCGATGCTCGTTGACGCAATGTTCGATCAACGTCGAATAGGAGCGCGCAATCGCCGCATGTTTCACTGGATGCGAATTGCGCCAGTACTGCCACAGGAAAGGCGCAACCTTCAACATCGCGTCAGCGTGATAGCGAACGTCGAGCGATTCGTTGCGTGCGTATTGCAGCAACTTGAGAATGTTGCGAGGAAAGGCATAGGGATAAACGCCTTCGCGCTGGATCAGCCCGGCGTTGCCAAACGATGTCTCGTTGCCGGGGAGCTTGCGATCCACGAGCGCAACCGCGCGGCCGCGCTTCTGAAGATGCACGGCGATGGACACGCCCACAATGCCCGCGCCGAGCACGACGGTGTCGAATTTCATCGAGTGTCTGGTCCAGTTTTTTGTTGGAAGACGCTACTTTACTGCGAACCGACCCGTAGCGATCCTGGTGGACCTGGCAGTGCGATGTCCGCGTGCGTATCGACGAGATGACCGTCACGCTGAACCCGCAGCACGGAGATCGTGTTGCTCGCGTAGTTGCCGGTGTACGCATAGCGTCCGTCCGGCGAGAACGCTGCCCCTTCGGGGAACGCTCCAACTTCGATCGTGTCGGCGCGGCTGATGCGTCCGTTCTTGATGCGCAGTAAGACGGCTAGACCTGTCTTGTGGCGGAACCATGAATCGATCGCCGCATCGTAGCTTCCGTTCAGGATGGTCGCCAGTGCGAAGTCGCCGCGCGGACTGACGACCAGCCCTTCAACTGAATCTCCTGCCGTCACGTAATCGACCACGCGGGGCGGCGAAGCCTGCAAGTCCATCACGGTCACGGGGTCGACGTTGCCATTCGAATCGGCTTTGCCGGTGTTGCCAGCGAGGCCCGTGTATCCGTCCGGTGTAATGGTGACCGTATAGGGAAAGAGGCCGGCCGGCATCTCGTAGCCAGTCGGTTGCACATGGCCGTCGTCGATCGATAACACGGCTACTTTGTGCGCGAGGAATTTGGCAACCAGTGCGCGCTTGCCGTCCGGTGTGATCGCGACGGAAGTTACTTCGTCGTTCATCTGAACTGTGTCGGTGACCTGCACGTCCTGGCCGTGAATGGACAGAACGGATATCGACTTGCCGTCGCGGTTGGCGACCAGCGCCAATGTCCCGGTTCTATCGATTGCCAGACCGGATGGTTGCGATCCGACCTTGACCGTCGAAATGAGTTTCGGCGGCCGCGCTGTCAGGTCGACTACGAATAGCCTGTCATCTGGCACAGGCTTCCATGTGCCGCCGTCCACCGGTTGCCAGTTGAGCGAGTTGGCGATCAACGCGAGACTCTGATCGGGTGTCACTGCGAGGTTGGTCGGCGGTCCGACCACGGAATTGGTGAGTGGCAGCGCGCCGATCAGCTCAGGGTGGGCAGGGTCCTTCAGATCGTAGAACTGAACCAGGTCTTCACCGGGTTGCCTGTTCACACGCTGGCCCTGGTCGTTGAAAACCAGCTTCGTATCGATGCCGACCACCATAACTTGCGCACCGGCAACACCCGAAAATCCGACCGCAAGAATTATCGCTGCGACAAGGCTTCTTGTTTTCATGATCAAGTTCCCGAGGCAAGGGAAGCGCAGGGCGCATCCTGGACGAGTTCGATCCGATGGCCACCTTCATGGTCCGGCTCGCGTATGAAAGGCCAGTGTGCCTGGTCGTGCCTACGGAACGACGGTGTACGGTTGCCCAACCGTGATGGTGGAAAAAATCAGAAAGCGCAGCACTGCGTGGTCGTCCACGTTGCGGAACAAGGTATGCGGCACCATCGCCTGGTCCTGCAGGCTCTCGCCCGCGTGGTAGAGCCGAGGCGGATCGTTGCCATACGCCGACTCGGCCGTACCCTCGATGATGTAGTTCAGACCCGCGACGGGATGATGGTGGAGCGGCGCCGAAACACCGGGCAGGAGCGTGACCAGATCCATACGCAGTTCCTGGTCTGTATCGGGAATTGCATGGCGTTCCAGCGTGGTACGCGTAATACCCTTCATCTGAACTGGAATGGTCTGCGCGATGCTGGTGCCGCGCGTGAGAAGCAATGAGGCTGCGGCAACGCCGAGCGCCGAACGGGTGAAGTGTCGCCGCGACCAGCCGGCGAGTGCTTCGCCATCGGGAGTCGGAGTCGGGCGGGGGATACGGACGATCGGCATGTACATCTCCCTGGAGTAATGACCACCGGTACCGCGTTGCGACATTAAGTTACGAGCGTAATGCTGTCAATGTTTATTATGTGACGGACGTCATCTTATTTGAGAGAGCAGCATGGGACGCTACGCGCAGGGGCATAAGGAAGAAAGCCGGGCCCGCATTGTGGCCGCGATCGGCCGTGGGTTTCGCAGGCAGGGTTATGGTGGCAGCGGTGTCGACGGACTGGCTCGCGAGGCGGGTGTGACGCACGGTGCGTTCTATGGCCACTTTCGCTCCAAGGCGGAAGCGTTTGGCGCTGCGGTGACGGCTGGGTTGAGCGGGCTCAGGCAAGGGGTTGAGCGGTCGCGCGAAGAGCATGGCGCGGGCTGGGTTGCTGCGTTTGCCGCGCGCTACATGGGATTCAAAAGGACGTGCGAACTCGGCGACGCGTGCACCTTGCAGAGTCTGTCTGCAGAGATCGAGCGCACCGATCCGACCACTCGCGCTGCTTACGAAGTCGAACTGCGGCGTGTCATGGAGGCCGTCGCCGCGGGGCTTGTTAACGGCACCGAGGCTGAACGTCGGGCCCGTGCATGGGTCATGCTGTCCGTGCTGGTGGGCGGCGCGACTTTAGCGCGCGCGGTCCCGGGCGAGGAGACCAGTGAAGAGATTGCGGAGGCAGTCCAGCGTGCTGTTCTCGGGCTCGCGGAAGGGAAGCCTGGCGGGTGACTGGACGCCGGGTCGCAGCGAAACGCACCAGTACCCGCTCAGCAACCGCCGCCTGGCTTAACGCCACCCCCTATACCACCCATGATGCGGATGCCACCACCCCCAGCCATACCGCGCGTGATAACGCCACACATAACCCGGCGCCGGCGCCACCTCGACCGGTGCGACGTACGCTACGCCCGGTGGCGGCCCAGCAGGTTCGACCGGGGCGACCACGCATCCCGAGAGTGCACCGACGAGCAGCGCAGGACATAGAGCGAGCAGGATTCTTGATTTCATGATGAGTGAGTACCGTTTGACATAGGCGGGAGAATTCCCCGCTCCATTAAACGGTGGCAACCCGAAAATCCGTCGCAAGAACGCTATTTTTCTTCGTTGTCGGGCAGTGGCCGCTGCGCCGGCGGCAAGTGCCACGACCCGTATTTCTGCAGACCTTCGGCGAACTTGACGCGCTCCTCCGGCGTCAGCGCTGCCGCATACTCGACGACACGTTGCTCCACATGCGTTCTGAAGGCGACATCGGCTTCGCGAGTACTGGTGATCGCCGCATCGAGCGCCGCCTGATCGAGGGGCGATGCTGCCAGCAGACGGAGCACATTCTTGCGTCCGTTCACGGCTGCCTGTCCGTACTGCCGCGCTTCACGGCGCGCATCCCGCAAGGTCTCGACGAATTCCTGTTGCTGTGCGGCCGACAACTGCTCCGCGGCGAAACGCGGTGCGCCAGGCTGCTTTGCCGTTTCGTGCCAGTGCGAGTAAAGGTATTGCCCGGCCCCGCCTGCGAGCGCGCCGAGCATGAAGATATTCAGTCCCAGCGACGCGATCAGCAGCCACTTCGGGTTCCGCGCCCGTATTTCGTCGCTCATTCACTACTCCAGTCGAAAGCAGAACTACTGAAAGTCGTGTTCTGATAAGCCGCTTCTGTGCCGATATGGGACGAACCCGCCAGCACGAAAAGCGATACCGCCAATGCGCCGACGAGTCCGCCCGTCAGCCCTGCGCCAGCAAGCGCCAGACCTGGCCACCACGTGCGCCGTCCGGGCACCGAGCGTGCCTCAGGTGCCCGCGGCGCTCCGCCGACGATACGCCGCCGCAGCTCGCGATCGGGCGCGGCGACCACATAGCTTTCCAGCCAGTCGTCGAGCTCGCTGGCGCTCGCGAGCATCGCATCGGCTTCGTCGCGATGCTGTTGCGCCCATGCCATCGATGCGGCGCGTTCGTCTTCGGGCCAGCGGTGCGGGTCGCTTCCGTAGGCGTCGACAAGTACACGGAATCGTTCGGGGGTCATCGTGTGTCCTTGCTGTGGCTGCTATTCGTCAGTTGCGCGCGCAGGTTGCGGCGTGCGCGCGAGAGCAGGCTTTCGAGCGCGTCGACCGTAATGCCCATCACGCCCGCCGCTTCGATGTTGGATAGCTCCTGATAATAATTGAGTACCAGTGCTTCCCGTTGGCGCGCGGGCAGTGTCGCCAGCGCCGCGCGAATCTGTTCGTCGCGCGAGCGATGCTCGAGCCTTTCGTCGGGCGCGATGGCGGGGTCGACGAGATCGGGCAGGCCGTCTTCGTCATCGGTGGGTTTCTCGCGGTTGGCCCGCAGGCGGTCGTAACACAGATTCATCGCGACGCGATGCAGCCAGGTATCGAAGCGCGCCTCGCCGGTGCGCCAGTGCGGCGCCTGTTTCCAGATGCGGATAAAGGCTTCCTGCGTGACATCCTCGGCTTCCATGCGATCTCCCAGCATACGCGTGGCGAGCGCAAGCAGCCGCGGCAGCTTGCGCTCCATCAGCGTACGGACGGCCGCCGAATCGCGTCGGCCCACCCGTTCAATCAATTCGGCGTCGGGGTCCTGTTCACTCAACGCGCGCAGCCTTCGCGCGTCGAGTGCGCAGTCCGCCGGTCTCGCCGACACTTCATCCGGACTTGCTTCACGTGCCGTTCATCCCCGCTCAGATCGATGTTGTCCGCTTGCTGCTCGATGCGCCCGGAGCATTTCTCCGCGGCATACCTGATCAATATATGACGGCTACAGCGCGATAGCAGGCTGGTCGTGGTGGCACGACGACACGACCGGCCAGAACACGCGCGTCAAGCCCAGTGACCTTCGATCCAGCGCCAGCGCGGTCCGAACTGCGCCCAGTGACCGGGCACCCAGTGATAGCCGACTCGCACGAGTTGCCAGTGTCCGGGCACCCACGCATAGGCGCCATTGATCCAGCGCCAGTGTCCGCGATCCCAGACGTAGCCCGCGCGCGGCGTCGGAACGACTTCCACGCGCACCGGCGGGGGCGGCGCCGTGGGGGTAACGATGATCGCCTGAGCGAAGGTGGCGGACGCGGCAAGCGCGGCTAGCGGGGCGACGAGATATTTTGCGAGGTTGACTGGTCTCATGTGGGTTCCAAGTACGGGCGCCAGAAATTGGGGCGTCGAGTCTTAAACGGAGACTTAGCGGGAATCCGTCGCGCAATTGCAAAAAAGTATGGAAGCGCGAGTGGGCGACAGGTTTTCGTAAGAATTCGCATTGCGCAGCAGCCCGGAGAGAGCGCGCGAAAACGTTGCGCCGCTGGGGCCGCAGGCTTGAGCAGGGCGTGCGCTCAGTTGCTCAGGGGCAGCTTGCGCATCGGATCGCGCCCGAGATCGAGACCGGCCGCCTTGCCGGTACTGGCTGCTTCATCGGGTTCGCTGATCCAGAGCACCGGAGGCACACGGCGCATGATCGTTTCGATTGCGTCGATGGTCGACAGGTCGAACCGGCTGACGACGAGATCCGGACGGCCCGGGCGTTCGTAGCGATCGAAGCCGTCGGCAAGCTGCGCGACGCGGCCGGGATCGTCCTGCGTGTGCGGACTTCTTGCGCTGGTCGGATCGACTGGCGGCGGCGTGTCGACGAAGATCTCGAAGTACGCGTCGCCGATGATTTCCCGCGCCAGCCTGCGGTGCGACGCAAGCGGTGCGATCGCGACCACGATCGGAATGACCGCCTGTCTGCTCAGCAGATCGGCGCAATGCGCGATGCGGCGGATGTTCTCGGTCTGCGCGTCTGGATCGTATCCGAGGTCTTCGCTCAAACCCGAGCGGATCGTATCCCCGTCGAGAACCACGGCCTGCGCGCCGAAAGCGACGAGCCGGACCTGCACACCGGATGCAATGCGCGATTTGCCGGCGCCCCGTACGCCTGTGAGCCAGAGTACGGGAGCAATCGCCGAAGGGGTATGACAGTAAGGTGCGCTACGCGACATGTTTTGAGCCCCTGATGATCCGCCGGACACGATGGCGAATTGCATTTAACGCGTGGGGACGAAAAAACCGTCGCTGATGCTTTCGCGACTACGCATTGGCTGTTGCGCGCGCAGCCTCATCGATTAACGCACTGACTTCGACCGGCCGCGACGCAAGCGAAGCGTGGCTCGAATCGAGCGTAATCACCTTGCGAGCATGGAGTCGTGCCGACATCATCTGCTGGTTTTCCGGCGCGATCATGCGGTCCTTGCTCGAGATCTGATACCACGATGATTTCTGCTTCCACGCAGGTGCAGTGATGGTGTCGCCGAAGGTGCTCGCGAGCGGCGCCTTCTGCGTGACGCCCATCACGAGGCCTTCGTCCGGCGTCAGATCCTGGCAGAAGCTCTCATGGAATTTGTCTGCTTTAACCCACAGGTAGCCGTCGCTGTCGGGTTCGAGATTGGCGGCCGCGGCCGGAAGGTTCTGCTGGGTAATGCCGCCGGGGCTTTCTCCCGCGTCCGGTGCGAAGGCGGCGATATAGACGAGCCCAACTACGTTCGGCAGATCGCCGGCTTCGGTGATAACCGCGCCGCCATACGAATGACCGACCAGCAACACTGGGCCTTGCTGCTGCGCGACCATCTTGCGGGTGCGCCCGGCGTCTTCGGCGAGCGAGGTTAGCGGAAGTTCGACAGCGCGAATCGACGTATACCCCTTGCGTGTCAATTCGACGATGACCTTGCTCCAGTGCGCGGCGCCGCCCCAGAAACCGTGAACCAGAACGATGGTGGGTGTGTTACTCATGGCATGCTCCTTTGAGGTTGGGAACTGCCTGTCAGATCATACCTACGATCCGTGTCGCTTCGCGGCGTTTGTTAAATGCTGCGTACCGTACGCCTCACTTCGCGGCGCGAGAGACCTGGCTCGCGGACCTCAACTGTCGAGAACAAGGCCATTGCGGCCGGCAGCGGCAAGCTGCGGGCGCAAGGGCGACGGTTGAGCATCGTCCGCGGCTGCGATCCACAACGGCAGCGCGTCGAGCAGCACGGACTGACCGTATGGCGTGAGCGTGAGGCGTCTGCGTCGACGCTCGCCTTGCCCTACATGCGCCGCGACCAGTGCCCTGCGCATCAGAATGCTCAGTTGTGCGGATACGTGTGCGGTTTCCATCTGCATCTCTTGCGCGAGTTCGCTGACTGTTGGCGGCTCGGCGCGATACAGCAGCGCGAGCAGGCAGAATTGCGCGGCACTGATCTGTAGCGAACGCAGCGCGTCGTTACGCCTGCGCGCGATTTCGCGCATGCTGCGCTGGGCGAGCAGATAGTCGAGGCTCGACTGACTGGCATGAGCAAGCAACGCAGCTTTGTCTGCCGATAGGGCGCGTGTCATACGTGGGATTCCATTTCGAGTGCATCGTGCCGAACGCAATCGGCGCATCGTCACACGGTAGTCAAGATGGACCGACGGATAAAGAGGCTGAACGCGAAAAGAGTGCTTCCCGAATGCGAACAATCCGCCGCGCTGTGTGGCATCGCGGAGGGTTGTGCTTCGAGGTCGTTCGGAGGGGAATAGAAAAACTACCTGAACGGGCAGCCGTGCCGATTTTTTTGTTCTGGCGCTGCCCTATATGAACCGCACGGTTCGCATCAATTCGTCCGTCGCGGCGTCCCCGTGTTCACGGACATATCGAACTGCGCCTCGGCTTCGGCCAGTTCATCGAGTGCCTGCTCGAGTTGCAGCACTGCGAGCGAATGCTCGATCTCCCTGCTTTCCGGTGCCGGTTCGCCGCGAACGATGCGAAACGCCATGTCGACCTTTCTCGACGCGCGGACGAATCGCTCCGCAGCGCTGGCTTCAAGTGAGCGTGCAGTGACCGACATGACTGAACCTCCAATGCTCGAATACTGAAGAGTGTCGATGACAGCGGCGGGAACTCGTGTCTGCCTGCACTCTCGCTGGGACGCACCCGTATGCCTGCAAATCGCGAGCATACATCGGGTTGGGCGTCGTATTTCGGTAGCTTGCCAGGAACTTGGCGGAACCGCCAGGAGTATGTTGCGAATTCTCACACGGCACTGTTAACTTTAATGCCGTTGTGTTAACTTTATCCGCCTTCGCGAAATCGTCACGTTAACCGTGCACGCATGCTGAGGCGAACGCAGGAACCAAGACCTAAAACGTTTCCTTGAACGGCCGCAAATCGACTTCCTGCGTCCATGCAGAAGGATGCTGACGATGCAGGGTCCAGTACATGTCGGCGATGGCATCGATGTTCAGCAGACCATTCTCGCCGCGCTCCGCGATCACACCGGGACGTGCCTGCCTGAGCCGCTCGCCGTCGATGCCGCCGTCCACCACGACATGCGCCACATGCAGTCCCTGCGGACCGAACTCGCGCGCCATGCTTTGCGCGATCATGCGCACGCCTGCTTTCGACGATGCAAAGTGCGCGAAGCCCGGTTTGCCGCGCAGGCTTGCTGACGCACCGGTGAAGATCAACGTGCCGCCGCCCGACGGCGCGATACGCCGCGCCACTTCGCGTCCAACCAGAAACGCACCGAGCGGTCCGACGCGCCAGAAGCTTTCGAAATCGGCGGCGCTGAGTTCGGTGAACGGGACGTATCGGTTGTTGCCGGCGTTGTAGACGACGAGATCGGGCGGCGCGATGTCATCGCGTGGCGTCATCGCCTTGTCGAACAGCGCGAGCACGTCCGCTTCCTGGGTCGTGTCGGCAACGACGGCTTCCGCGGTGCCGCCCGCGTCAACGATCGCTTCAACCACCTGCGTCAGTTTCGCGAGCGTTCGACCTGCGACATACACGTGATATCCCTCGCGCGCGATGCGCTTGCACAGCGCTGCACCCAGGCCCACTTCCGCACCCACACCAACGACGATTGCACTCGATCGACTCATGTTCAATGCTCCACGCATGCGAGCGGGCTACCTGCTGGCCTGCGCTGTGAGGCGCTAGTCAGCATTGCAGCGGTATATCCAGGGGAGCCGGTGCGGCGGCTCGCGCAGCGTTCACTGCGCAAACCACCGCACCGGTTATGTCACAGAAGGTCTAGCGATGCTGGCTGACGAACTTGGTAACCAGATACGCTTCCATGGCTTCGGTACCGCCTTCCGAGCCGTAGCCCGAATCCTTGACGCCGCCGAACGGCGTTTCGGCGAGGCCGAGACCGTGGTGGTTGACCGAGATCATGCCGCTTTCGATGTCTTCCGAAAGCGCGGCCGCCGTCGACGTCGAACGGGTGTACGCGTAAGCAGCAAGCCCATACGGCAGACGGTTGGCTTCGGCGATCACTTCATCGTAGCTGCTGAAACGATTGACCGGCGCAACCGGGCCGAACGGTTCTTCGGTCAGGATGCGGGCTGAGAGCGGCGTGTCGACGAGTACGGTCGGCTGGAAGAAATAGCCTTCGCGTCCAATCCGCTCACCGCCGGCGAGCACCTTCGCACCGTGTTCGCGTGCATCGGCGACGAGCCGTTCCATCGCTTCGACGCGGCGGACATTTGCGAGCGGCCCCATCTGTACGCCATCTTGCAGCCCGTTGCCGACCTTGATCGACTTGATCGTGGCGACGAAATGCTCGACGAACTGATCGTAGGCCGCGTCTTCGACGAGGAAGCGTGTCGGCGAAATGCACACCTGGCCCGCGTTTCTGATCTTGGCGGTGGCCAGCAATTTCGCTGCACGCGGAATGTCGGCGTCGGCAAACACGATAGCCGGCGCATGACCGCCCAGTTCCATCGTCGCGCGCTTCATGTGCAGGCCGGCCATTGCCGCGAGCTGCTTGCCCACAGCGGTCGAACCGGTGAACGAAATCTTGCGGATGACCGGATGCTCGATGAAGAACCGCGATACATCCGCCGGAACGCCGAACACGAGATTCAACACGCCGGCCGGCAGGCCTGCATCATGGAACGCGGCGACGAGCGCGGCGCAACTGGCCGGCGTTTCTTCCGGTCCCTTCAGAACGATCGAGCAACCCGCGGCCAATGCCGCCGATACTTTGCGCACTGCCTGGTTGAGCGGGAAGTTCCACGGCGTGAACGCAGCAACAGGGCCGACCGGTTCGCGCGTGACGACTTGTTGCACGGCGCCGCTGCGCGACGGGATGACGCGGCCATACGTGCGGCGTGCTTCTTCGGCAAACCAGTCGATCGTATCCGCGGCGGATAGCGTTTCGACCCGCGCTTCCGCGAGCGGCTTGCCCTGTTCCATCGTCATGATCGCGGCGACGGTTTCGAAGCGCGCACGCAGATTGTCGGCGGCGCGGCGCATCAGCTTGCTGCGCTCGTAAGCTGAAACTTTGCGCCATTCGGCGAAGCCGCGTTGCGCGGCCTGGGCAGCCTGTTCGAGTTCCGCTTCGCTGGCTAGCGCGAGGCGGCCGATCGCGACTTCGCTGGCCGGATTGATGACGTCGGTCTGCCGTGCGCCGGCATGCCAGGCGCCGTCGATATACAGCTGCGTGTCGGGATAAGAGGGTTGTGAGGTGCTCATCGGTGCTTCGCTCCTTGGATAGTTCGCTGCATGTTACCGCTGCTGCGTGAAAACGGCCTGGCTGCGGGTCGGGCGCCCGGCCCCCGGCGGACAGGGCCGGAAGAGCCGACAAGCCGCTATTTTCCTCCAAAAGCGGAAAGGCGGTTTGCCACGGCCGCAAGCGGCTGTAAGGAGCACCGAGCCTGCGATCAGTCTTTCGGCGCGTACTGCATCTCGCCGTTGCCAAACGACCAGTCTTCGCGTTTCACGTCGACGAGGCTGATCCAGACGTCCGCTTTCCTCAGGCCGGTCTTCGCATGAATGCCGTCGGCGACCGCGCGATAAAACGCTTTCTTCACGTCGACGGTTCGCCCGGCGTTCCACGTAACCTGGATAAAGACGATTCCTGGCGTGTACGAAATGCCGAGATAGCCTTCGGCGGGATAGATCAATTCGTCCGCGGCGTGGCGGGTAACGATCTGGAAGCGGTCGTGCTGCGGCACGCTGGCGACCTGGATCATCGCTTCATAGACCGCGTCGCTGACGCCGCGCACGACTTCCGCCGAGGCGCTGCTGGAAAGATTGATGCGTACGAGTGGCATGGCGAACTCCTGCAAGATGTCGAAGCGGTAGCCAGCGGACGCGACGGTACGCTGCGTCTGATCTGCACTGGCAACCATTGAGCCATCAGATTAGACTTCAATCATGTAGTGCGGCAAGCGCATAATTATCATCAAGATAATGAGAGATAAGCATGATTGCAGAAGACCTCAGATCGTTCGTGACTGTCATCGACGAAGCATCGCTCACGCGTGCAGCCAATACGCTGTGTGTCACGCAGTCGGCGGTGTCGCGCCGCATCCAGCGGCTCGAGGAATCGCTGGGCGCGGAGCTGTTCGACAGAAACAGCAAGCCGCCGAAGGCGACTGCGCTTGCCCAGCGCATCTACGAATACGCAGTCCCGCTGCTGCGCGACCTCGATCGTTTGCTCGACATCCCTGCCGAGCATGCAGCGCCCGCAGGAACATTCCGTCTCGGCATGACGCAAGCAGTGGCCGATATCGTGCTGTTCGATGCGGTGATCGCACTGAAGTCCGCTTTCCCCGCGCTCGACGTCCGGCTGCATACCGACTGGAGCAGCGGCTTGCAGCAACAACTGGCGCCCGGCAGCCTCGATGCCGCGGTACTGCTGTTGCCGCATGGACGCCCGCCCGCTGCCGGCACGGCCGGGCGTCTGATCACGACGCTCGATGTGGTGGTGGTGCAAAGCCGCAAGAAGCCGCTCGTCAAGGGGCGCACTGCGATCCGCTCGCTTGCCGCGCATACGTGGGTGCTGAATCCACACGGATGTGGCTATCGCGCGGCACTCGAACGCGCCATGGACGATGCGGGGCACAGCCTGCGCGTCGGCGTCGATACGCACGGCACCGACATGCAGTTGCGTCTGGTCGCCGCAGGGCTGGGCCTGGGGCTCGTGCCACGCAGTGTCCTGCAGCGCAGTAGCCCGTATCGGGATCTTGTGGTGGTCAACGTCAATGATTTCGCGCTGCAGCTCGATGTGTGGCTCGTGCATCCGCAGCAACTGGGCAATCTTCGGCGTGCGGTGGACCTGCTCGCCGATGTCGCAACGGAAACCCTCCGCAAGCATGACGCGGTGAAGAGAAAGCGGCCAGGCGTCTAATGCCGGCTGCGTCTGGCCAGAAGACAAGCCGCCACGATTTCTACGATAATGCGCGCAGCCGCCGCAGAAGCGGCTCAGTTCGAATCGTTCGGACCGTTCGAACCATTAGGACCCTTACCACCACGCTGTTCTGTACCGGAGATTGCACTTTCCGTCGCAGATCTATCAGGAGGATTCATGGAGCCCACCGATCAGGCCGGCCGTTCATGGCTATGGCTCATCTTGCTCATCCCGTACATCGCGCTGTTGTGGCTGCCGTTCTATAACGACGCGCGTCCTTCGTTTGCGGGCTTTCCGTTCTTCTACTGGTATCAGTTCCTCTGGGTGCCGTTGACGTCGCTCCTGATCTACGTCGTCTACCGGAGGATCAAATGAGCGATCTGAATCCCATCAATCCGGTGGCGATGAGCGTTTTCATCGCGTTCTTCCTGCTGGTCACCGTGGTCGGC
This region includes:
- a CDS encoding NAD(P)/FAD-dependent oxidoreductase — protein: MKFDTVVLGAGIVGVSIAVHLQKRGRAVALVDRKLPGNETSFGNAGLIQREGVYPYAFPRNILKLLQYARNESLDVRYHADAMLKVAPFLWQYWRNSHPVKHAAIARSYSTLIEHCVNEHRALAAEAGASELIRPTGWIKVFRTAAKQDAETKTVEQWQREFGVTFEALDPARLRQVEPDLDTSLLGGLRFTASDSVSDPNALVTAYAKYFERLGGRFLIGDADTLRDGWQVDTDEGTIEAASTVIALGPWSARATERLGYRLPLAVKRGYHMHYAPEAQARLNHPVLDIENAYLLAPMARGIRLTTGAEIARVDAPKTPAQLTAVEPIARKLFPLGARLDDEPWMGRRPCTIDMMPIIGPARQHENLWFAFGHAHHGLTLGPITGRLVAEMMTGEPVTVDMHPFRVERF
- a CDS encoding lactonase family protein — encoded protein: MKTRSLVAAIILAVGFSGVAGAQVMVVGIDTKLVFNDQGQRVNRQPGEDLVQFYDLKDPAHPELIGALPLTNSVVGPPTNLAVTPDQSLALIANSLNWQPVDGGTWKPVPDDRLFVVDLTARPPKLISTVKVGSQPSGLAIDRTGTLALVANRDGKSISVLSIHGQDVQVTDTVQMNDEVTSVAITPDGKRALVAKFLAHKVAVLSIDDGHVQPTGYEMPAGLFPYTVTITPDGYTGLAGNTGKADSNGNVDPVTVMDLQASPPRVVDYVTAGDSVEGLVVSPRGDFALATILNGSYDAAIDSWFRHKTGLAVLLRIKNGRISRADTIEVGAFPEGAAFSPDGRYAYTGNYASNTISVLRVQRDGHLVDTHADIALPGPPGSLRVGSQ
- a CDS encoding cupin domain-containing protein, translating into MPIVRIPRPTPTPDGEALAGWSRRHFTRSALGVAAASLLLTRGTSIAQTIPVQMKGITRTTLERHAIPDTDQELRMDLVTLLPGVSAPLHHHPVAGLNYIIEGTAESAYGNDPPRLYHAGESLQDQAMVPHTLFRNVDDHAVLRFLIFSTITVGQPYTVVP
- a CDS encoding TetR/AcrR family transcriptional regulator, with the translated sequence MGRYAQGHKEESRARIVAAIGRGFRRQGYGGSGVDGLAREAGVTHGAFYGHFRSKAEAFGAAVTAGLSGLRQGVERSREEHGAGWVAAFAARYMGFKRTCELGDACTLQSLSAEIERTDPTTRAAYEVELRRVMEAVAAGLVNGTEAERRARAWVMLSVLVGGATLARAVPGEETSEEIAEAVQRAVLGLAEGKPGG
- a CDS encoding periplasmic heavy metal sensor: MSDEIRARNPKWLLIASLGLNIFMLGALAGGAGQYLYSHWHETAKQPGAPRFAAEQLSAAQQQEFVETLRDARREARQYGQAAVNGRKNVLRLLAASPLDQAALDAAITSTREADVAFRTHVEQRVVEYAAALTPEERVKFAEGLQKYGSWHLPPAQRPLPDNEEK
- a CDS encoding RNA polymerase sigma factor, translated to MSEQDPDAELIERVGRRDSAAVRTLMERKLPRLLALATRMLGDRMEAEDVTQEAFIRIWKQAPHWRTGEARFDTWLHRVAMNLCYDRLRANREKPTDDEDGLPDLVDPAIAPDERLEHRSRDEQIRAALATLPARQREALVLNYYQELSNIEAAGVMGITVDALESLLSRARRNLRAQLTNSSHSKDTR
- a CDS encoding YXWGXW repeat-containing protein; translated protein: MRPVNLAKYLVAPLAALAASATFAQAIIVTPTAPPPPVRVEVVPTPRAGYVWDRGHWRWINGAYAWVPGHWQLVRVGYHWVPGHWAQFGPRWRWIEGHWA